The DNA segment taattgtttttaaagAACGTTGGGAACAAGGGACACATAACTCAACCAATTTTCGTGAAAGATACCTTAAGCCAAAGCTATTTCTACTTAATGAACAAGGAGTGAAGTGCCTGTTCACTATCATTTCTGTGCATGCTGTATGCCCAGTCTTCCCACAATCTGAAATTAAAACTTCTTTTCAACTTGCTTTGTCAttttattttgtcaaatcaaactCCAACTCAACTTAGGTGATCGGTTACTCTTTGAAACTTGACTGTGCTCATTCTTTTAAGTAATTATATTCACTTGTTCTATCCTCGTAGAGACGATATCttacttatcactttattacttgtacctaATGCACTTGCTAGTGTTCACATTTTAGGACAACAAATTTTTGACGCCATTGCCAGGGATAGAAAAAGCTAAATATAATACTTTTAAGTGTACCAGTGAGTTTTGACCTGTTTGTTCAAGTGTGCAGTGTTCTACTTGTTCCATTCATTTATTCATATCGTATGCGAAGAAAAAACACCCCACTCATTCccattgatcttgaaattgaagcAACTCCCAGACGACGAAACGCAGCCAGAAGAATAAGAACAAGGCAAAGGCTGGCGGAACTAGGGCAACCAAGAATAGAACAAGACTTTGAAGCTTAAAGGCAACCGGAGGAACACCGACCTGAACAACTAGAGAATATAGAGGAACAATAAGGAGACAATATTATAGACGAATAAGAACAATAAGCTGACCCACCTCTCAGAATGAAGGAATACTCAAAACCTTCAACAGAAGGACACTCATCCTGCATAGTAATTCCTGACGAAGGCAATAATCTCTTTGAGGTTAAAGCTTTTATGATTCAAATGCTCCAAGCAGCAGTTCATTTTGGAGGATTACCAAATGAAGACCCCAACTCTCACATCCAAGATTTCGTAACTATGTGCAACAAATTCAGAACGAATCGAGGAATTTCTGATGATGTCATTTGGCTCAAACTCTTTCCATTCTCATTAAGAGACAAAGCCAAAAGATGGATGAAAAACCTGCAACCAGGCTCTATAAATACTTGGGACGCCATGGCAAATGCCTTTCTCACCAAATATTTCCCACCCAGGCAAGCCATCAAGTTGCACAATGTTGTATCCCACTTCTCACAACAAAATGACGAATCCCTGTCTAAAGAATGGGAACGGTACAAAGACCTGCTGCGAAAAGTTCCAAACCATAAGATtcccatgtggatgcaaatCCAAACCTTCTAGAATGGCCTCACCAACGTGCACAAAATGCAACTTGAATCAGTAGCAAATGGAGACCCTGAAGAACTTGAACTAGAAGCATTGTATGAACTGATCGAAAGACTGGTCAACAGCAGCTACAAATGGAATTTTGCCAGGGAAGGGGGATGGGGACAGGGACATGACACTTATAACCATATCCGTCCCATCTCCGGCTGTCGGGGACAAAATAAAAACCATCCCAATCCCATGGGGATCCCAAATGGGACGGGTCTCCAATAGGGATGGGGAATCCCCAACTAATTGACAGCCCTATAAGCAGTCTGTACTTTACAGGCTCTTGACGACTTCTGCCTGACCTTCTTGGTTCTTGTGTAACTGGAGTTAGCAACACCTGCCTGGATGGTCCTGCTACAGTTTCCAATTTATCCTTAATAGGAGCATATGAGGTCTAAACTGTTAGGAATAGAACATGTGTATATGACCGGAAAACAAAAAATTGCTATTTCCATATCACGTAGGAtccgttaattgttatttcatatcatgaaaggtaaaacataaatgccttgaagaactatctatagttgcaaacaaagtgcccaCGTAGATCTATCAATCTTCTCAATGAACTAGATCAACCCAAACCTTTAAAGTACTCGATCAACTTTGTATAGCAATCACGAAACAAATAGAGTGCCTCTAACTGTATTCACACGAGTTAAGAAATGAATAAACgaacaaaataattatttagtgCTGAAAATTAGAGAAAAATTATCCCATAACCTTGTACGTTGAATATTGTAATCACTAAATTTTAACtaacaatttaaaattaaaacgaaaagtttaaaaattaaagtagtTTAGAATGAGTTTAGCCTACATCTACATTTTTTATTAGAATCTGACGAGTGTCtcataacaataaaaattaagacaCGTGTCAATAAGGGAGTATTTCGTTTCTCTTTGCGAcgacaaattattagaagcacccggTTTTCCATGTTATTCGGAGGAcattccatacatattttgacacgtgtaacatgaaaccacacatattataagagatcctactattttaattattacgtggagtcacaatacacgtgtctAAATGTGAATTGGAGGTCCTCCGACCGAAtgcttaatataaaaactcGTCTGCGACTCGTCCCTTTTGACAACTCCGTTTATTGTCCTCTAGTGACCAGTCACCACGATCAATGAATGAATTTAATATTAaggataaattttaatatttcttGCAACGACGATGGTGTATCTTGACTTTTCGGTGAATTTACCCCCTTATTCTTATAAATATTACTTTAGGTAAAATTACAATATGCGTTTTTCTTTTCATAGGCGAGGACAACATTCCATTTCTTACTGCTTACCatgatgacaagattcatactTGAATTGAAACACGTACTTCTTTTCCATCaagatataatattattaaattaccgTCATACGGCGGCGAAGAAAGTCGCCGAGCCAATATCATATGCTCTGGTATATATATTCCGCCCTTTCCCCAAACTGATCACAACCAAAATCAATCATGGATTTCTCTTCCAATTTCGCAGCAATCGCAATCGCAGGCGCTTTCGCTTTAATTTTCTTGCTCAAGCTATGGAAGAGGTCCAAAAGCAGGGGAAATTTAGTACCAGAAGCACCGGGAGGGCTTCCGATCATCGGCCATTTCCACCGTCTCGGCGAGAAGAAAAATCTTGCTTTAATTTTAACAGAGATGGCTGATAAATACGGATCCATGTTTTCCTTAAGATTTGGAGTTCACACTACTGTTATTATCAGCGATCACAAAGCCATCAAAGAGTGCTTCACCATAAATGACAAATTCATAGCCTACCGGCCTCCTTCAACTCAAGCTCAGATCGTCGGCTACAGCGGTTCTTCTTTCGGATTCGCACCTTATGGTCCTTACTGGCGCAATTTACGAAAATTGGCTTCAATTGAGCTTCTCTCTAGCCAGAGGACGAAGATGTTGAACTATGTGCAAAAATCGGAGGTTAATTATCTGGTCAAGGACTTGTACGATCACTGTAATTCGAGCAACGCAAAGATTGATATTAGCGAATGTATTCAGCATATGGTGTTTAATATGATTACGAGAATGGTGGCTGGGAAGAGATTTTATGTGGGGAATAAGGAAGTGGAGAATGTTAATGGAAGGCCTATGAGTGAAGTTATTAAGGATTTCATGAATGTTGCCGGCGCACTTGTTCCCGGTGATTTTATTCCGTTGATTGGATGGTTGGATATTACAGGGGTTGTTAAAAATATGAAGAGTATTAGCAACGAAGTTGGTGTTATCGTTGATAAATGGATTGAAGAACATAAGATGAAAAAGGCAGAACATGAAGATAAGAAGGATTTCCTTGATGTTATGCTCTCTGTAATTCAAGACGAACCTTCTATGGGGCTTGACCAAGCAACCATCATCAAAGGAACAAGCACGGTAATTTATAatcttaattcatttttatgcatcgtaattttagttttattattttaaaaaatcattGATGATTTCGATTTTGGTAGATTTTTCCTATAAGTTTTAATTTcctaaatataaaatcaaatttgaaatttttattagACTTTTGTCAAGtatacagttttttttttttgagtttgaaaaaaataaaaaactaccACTTTTCAGGTTTGAAAACGTGGTAAGccacaatttaaaaaaaaaaaacatatgctaaaatcatttttattattcaaCTATTTGACATTTTAAGAAATTCTTTATAAATATaagataattgtaaatagttgaATTAATAATGACTAATAGATAACTTACCCTAATTTCTAACACATTAACCTCCTATTGCTTTAGCGGGCCTGACTTAAATTCTTTTTgaaaaatttacatataaatccatttttttttaaatttatctaCATTTAAGTAATAGTTTTaattcctttaaaaaaaataatagtttTAATTATGTCAATTaggtaaattattattttaaggactaaagtttataatatacgaaatatataatatattttttaggatttaagattttcaaattagagtttagaatttttaaattaagatataaaatcatattttatccatgatatatagaaaatagtgatgtatttagaattaattttaataatatgaattagttataattttatatctaaataggatttttcattttatttctcGATCAAGTTTGACCCATTGAAAGCAGATCTGAACGGGTTGGTAGGTATCTATGCCCGTGAACAGGTTTTTTTTTTCGTACATTAAATCTACTGCTTGATGTGACatctaattcaattaaaataacaCAACCCATTTCATATGTATTGGTATACaaaattgtattttttcacCATTCAAAATAAGAGTGTTATGATTTCTCTATAACCacgtcacaaaaaaaaaaaaacctttttgTGTTAAAATGTAAATTTCAAACGTATACATCGTTAACCTAAAATGGATTATGAGTTTAGACCATCTCCAATCCAATATTAAATTGATGTTGGAAAAGAGATTTGATGATAGTTGGCTTTCCAATCATCATCAAACTGTATTCTTAATTTGATGAATACGGTTTATTTCCCACAAATTTGATGTAacatcaaataatattttattagttatatatatatatatatatataaagattatTCACCTTGTGATTCTTTTTTGCCTTTTCTATAAAatatttgattaattaaataGTTGATttgttaataaaattaaaatttattcttGCAGGCTATAATTCTTGCAGGTTCCGATACAACAGCAATAACAGCAATATGGGTTTTATCCAACTTATTGAATAATAAAAAAGCACTACAAAAATGCCAAGAAGAGCTAGATCTCAAAGTAGGCAGAGACCGATGTGTAGAAGTCGACGATTTAGCAAAACTGGAGTACCTCTCGGCATGCATCAAAGAAACACTACGATTATTCCCACCTGGTCCACTAGGAATTCCAAGACACGTAGCGGAAGATTGTTACATTTCAGGATACTTTATTCCAAAAGGCACACGtttgtttttaaatttctaCAAATTGCACAGAGACCCAGAAGTCTGGAGGAATCCTGAGGAATTCATCCCAGAAAGATTTCTTACAGATAAATCACACATTGATGTTACTGGAAATAACTTCGAGTACTTGCCATTTAGTGGAGGGAGAAGACACTGTCCTGGAACAAACTTGGCAATGCAGGTTTTGAATTTGAGTCTTGCTAGGTTGCTTCAAGCATTCAACTTTAAAACTCCATCTGATAAGCCTTTGGATATGAGTATCGGCCAAGCCATTGTCTTGCCAAGGGAATATCCTCTTGAACTTGTTCTTACCGCACGTCTTGCTCCTCACCTTTATGATCAAGAATGCAATTGAAGAGACTGCTATATTTCTGGTAGACTAATAAACAAAGTTAACACTTGCCTCAATATTAATTTCAACTCCTATTTGTAGCTCTTTTTTGCCTTACTGTGTTGTGGCTTGAGCTAATAGTTAAGTTTAGTTATAGTTAGCCTTATATGTGAATCAATAAATTGCTAGTGTCATTACTTCTTGGGAAAAGtataatagatttttttttttttttatgtatttgcAAGACGTTTTTGTAGTTTACAAGTTTATAAATACAGGTTTTGGGGTTTTTCTATTTGTAAAGACAAATTTTTCACTAATTAAACCATCCAAATTTGGTTATGTAAGAATAAAATCTTGACAAGTTTATATGAGAATTGCACtaaaacaagtatatataacactttgaaatttaaaatagaacttgaaaaaattgaaaatcttgaGAGAAAGCTTGAAGATCTTGAAGAGAGTGAAATAGAGAAAGAATCTTGAGAAGAGATTGAACAAAGGCAAAGAGAATAAATGTTCAATTTTGCCTTTTATACTTACTGTTGTTAGAACATGATTAGCAATTTAACTCGTCCAAATTACTAAAGAAATGATTAATTGGAAAGaaaattatatttgattgataaaagatTACTTTACAAATTGAAAgagataaatttatatttttttaatctaaaagataaaattatctCAAAGGCTAATTACACAACAACTTAATCCAATACAAAGAGGATCAAATAgtcaaattacaaaactaataaCCTAAGGTGAtacttataatttaattaaagaaaCCAATTAACGAAAAGGTAATattataaagaaattaaaacataaaggtAAATACTAAAAGagcattttatcaaaaaaaaaaaaaaaaaaactaaaagacGGAGAGTGTGAAAGCCAACTCGTAAAATGTGATGAGATGGAGGATCTAGTGGAGTATTTGCCACAATTCCTTTGGTTCATTTGAATCAAAGGCATGAGCTGGGCGAATTAATATTCAcctaacaaaatctcaggttgcggACCTTGAAATTGGAGGCTTGGGTCCGCGAGTTGGCCCTTGAAAATGCCCTCGGTGCGCGTTTTGCTGTCTAATTTCTTAATGTATTGCAATGAATCCTAACCAATGTTATCAGGCTTGACAAGTGACACTCAAACCAGAAACCAATTTTATTAGGTTCGGTTCGACCGATCGAATCGGGAACCGGCCAGGCATCCGGTTCAAACTCTTTCGATTTGTTGAACTTTCAACAAACCGTAGTGACCCACCCGACCTGGAATCTGTGTGACCTTGgacttaacatttttttttaattttaataaaaataattgaaatagtaaaattaaatttgggtttaaattaattaaaactaagCCAATCTACGAATCTtagataattaatatttaagtaATTCAGATAATAATTACATATAAACCATGACATCAGACCTGGTTCAAGTTTTAACTCAAAAACCTAAAATTctctataataataataaaaaaaaaactcaaaagcctaaaaacaaaattcCCCAAAATAAGAAGGcattattggatttttttttgaaataataaaGAATCTTGTATTAACTTAAATCTGCAGAAAGAATATCAGTAATAACTGGTGGTGGACATGCCCACTCACCACGAACAGACCTAGAAGTAACAGCTTTAGCTAGGCTATGAGCTGCTAAATTCGATGAACGCTTTACAAATGAGACAGAACAGGAGTTCATGTCTTGTAATAAATCGCAACAATCCTGAATAACATCCGAAAGATATGATAGTTGAAAGCTTCGATGTTGTATTGCTTTTACCACGACTAAGCAATCTGATTGAATTTCGACATGGCTAAGTTCGAAATCCTTCACCCACGACAAGGCTTCACGTATTGTTAAGGCTTCCGCCAAAGGAGGATCCATAATATCCGCCAGGGGTCCCATTCTCGCTGCAAAGCATCTCCCACGGTGATCCCTTAAAAGTATCCCATACGAGCAGAAATTGTTGATGTTATTTATCCCAGCGTCAACGTTGCAAATAAAGGAACCAATTTGAGGTTTTTTCCACTTCGATGCTATCTGATCTGCCGGTAACCGCGGGATTATTTTCTGGAGTTGAGCAGTTCGCCAGGCCGAGAGGTCGACTATTGCTGATCGGCATATTTCTGCGGGAGAAGTACCTTTATCATCCCAAACTTTCACGTTACGTGCTTGCCATATATTCCAACTAATCATGGAAATGATACCAACATCTGTCCCAGGATCTTCGAGCCTGTTTATAAACCAATTTGAGAAATTCTGCACCTGTTCCATTCTTCGATCATTAAAATAGATTTCCTATACTTGGGCTGCCCGAGGACACTCAAAGAAGACGTGATTTACTGTTTCATTGTAAGCCCCGCAAATCGGACAGCAGTTAGGTAGACTACTGTGTCGAAGAGCCAGATTACTCAACGTGGGCAAACAATCAGTGAAGATTCTCCATAGGCAATTCTTTACTTTTGGCGCCACCTGCAGATTCCAAATTAAGTTCCAATTGAACTGAATGGTATTGACAGTGCTTGCCTGTGAGGTTCCAATTGTTTGAAGATACCCGCTCCTAACAGTGTACACGCCTGACTTGTCGCATGGCCAAAACCACGTATCCGCCTCAAGCCTTCTCCTCTCGGGAATGGACAGCATAAGCTTGGCGTCACGGCTGTTGAACGTGTTGTTAATCAGCTCCCGATTCCAATCTCCCTTGTCGTTTAGTAGATCCTTCACAAAACCCGTCGGTAATGTATTGTCTGTGTTACTAGTTGGAAATGGATTCTGATCATCAGGGATCCAGGGACTGCTCCAAATATTACTCTTCGCGCCCGTACCTATCTTTCATCTCAGACCATCGCTTAACACGTATCTACCTGCCAGAATACTTCGCCATATGAAAGATGGATTATGCCCCAGAGAAGCCTGCAAAAAATCAACGTTAGGGAAATACCGAGCTTTCAGGATACGCGCCACCAAGGAATCCGGATTATGAATAATGCGCCAGCTTTATTTCGCCAATAGCGCCAGGTTGAATATATGAATATTGCGAAAGCCCAAACCTCCACTAGATTTCGGCTTGCACATCTTATCCTAGGATTTCCAATGGATACCGCCCGAACCCGGACCACCTGAATTCCACCAGAATCTATTTAACATATTGTTGATTTTTTCACAGAACTCTTTTGGCATGAGGAATAGGCTCATAAGGTATGTAGGGATAGCCTGAAGCACAGATTTAATAAGAATCTCCTTTCCCGCCCGGGAGAGAAACTTCTCCTTCCAGTTGTTGATCCGCTTCTAGATTCTATCCTTTAAAAAGCCGAATGTCTGCATTTTACTTTTTCCCACCATAACCGGCGCTCCAAGATAGAAGCCCATATCCTCAACTTCGTTAACTTCTAATTCGTTACAGACATCCGTCTGATCTACCCTTGCCGTATTACCACTATAGAATAAAGATGATTTCTGAGAATTGATACACT comes from the Euphorbia lathyris chromosome 5, ddEupLath1.1, whole genome shotgun sequence genome and includes:
- the LOC136230110 gene encoding cytochrome P450 CYP82J17-like yields the protein MDFSSNFAAIAIAGAFALIFLLKLWKRSKSRGNLVPEAPGGLPIIGHFHRLGEKKNLALILTEMADKYGSMFSLRFGVHTTVIISDHKAIKECFTINDKFIAYRPPSTQAQIVGYSGSSFGFAPYGPYWRNLRKLASIELLSSQRTKMLNYVQKSEVNYLVKDLYDHCNSSNAKIDISECIQHMVFNMITRMVAGKRFYVGNKEVENVNGRPMSEVIKDFMNVAGALVPGDFIPLIGWLDITGVVKNMKSISNEVGVIVDKWIEEHKMKKAEHEDKKDFLDVMLSVIQDEPSMGLDQATIIKGTSTAIILAGSDTTAITAIWVLSNLLNNKKALQKCQEELDLKVGRDRCVEVDDLAKLEYLSACIKETLRLFPPGPLGIPRHVAEDCYISGYFIPKGTRLFLNFYKLHRDPEVWRNPEEFIPERFLTDKSHIDVTGNNFEYLPFSGGRRHCPGTNLAMQVLNLSLARLLQAFNFKTPSDKPLDMSIGQAIVLPREYPLELVLTARLAPHLYDQECN